The following are from one region of the Veillonella nakazawae genome:
- a CDS encoding inverse autotransporter beta domain-containing protein, with protein sequence MKRKLVFRAMVLGAVACAFSATGFAADVQNGHGQGIADSTTEVNGAKHEAVRSNWLDRTDIAVGVQTGGTSDSHKGMFPSDYNNNFYNTKSDYGNITKAYIETLQPITHYDENSKSVVFVQGRIGRGGEKISSKEVRGYFTPDLVMSPFGFDVFTEINTDEKTSESLGTVGSLGVGYRILSKHEHAYVGVNAFVDRAFTGNYNRISGGVEYVNGLNEVYANVYRGLGDKELVKGGGGNPYPKRLYPNGYPDTFPYNTIPSENYNTYVGGGVLDGYEIGIVRSFKNARWARAYVNGYRWNGNGFNHKQEYNWGRPGHWSVPWFTARNANHYKGIKIGAELQLTPHISLDIGYNNANNMSKGMYGTLKYTLGTSKFAFWGGKHSDDTITTARSKMLDKVRRQDMIVESFDDIEYDYLAPIDHL encoded by the coding sequence ATGAAACGTAAATTAGTATTTAGAGCCATGGTTTTAGGCGCTGTAGCATGTGCATTTAGTGCTACAGGTTTTGCAGCAGATGTACAAAATGGACATGGCCAAGGTATTGCAGACTCTACTACAGAAGTAAATGGGGCTAAGCATGAAGCGGTTCGTTCCAATTGGTTAGATCGAACAGATATTGCCGTAGGTGTTCAAACTGGTGGTACATCTGATTCGCATAAGGGGATGTTCCCTAGTGATTATAATAATAACTTTTACAATACAAAATCAGATTACGGGAATATCACTAAAGCCTATATAGAAACATTGCAGCCTATTACCCATTATGATGAAAATTCTAAGAGCGTTGTGTTCGTACAAGGTCGTATTGGCCGTGGTGGTGAGAAAATCTCCTCTAAAGAGGTAAGAGGTTATTTCACTCCAGACCTTGTAATGTCACCATTTGGGTTTGATGTTTTTACGGAAATCAATACAGATGAAAAAACATCTGAGTCGTTAGGAACGGTTGGTAGCTTAGGTGTTGGTTATCGTATTCTTAGTAAACATGAACATGCTTATGTAGGTGTTAACGCTTTTGTAGATCGTGCTTTCACAGGAAATTACAATCGTATCAGTGGTGGTGTAGAGTATGTGAATGGACTCAACGAAGTATATGCCAATGTGTATAGAGGCCTTGGTGATAAGGAACTCGTAAAAGGCGGTGGCGGTAATCCATATCCTAAACGATTGTATCCTAATGGCTATCCAGATACATTCCCATACAATACCATTCCTAGTGAAAATTATAATACCTATGTAGGTGGTGGCGTGTTAGATGGATATGAAATAGGGATTGTAAGGTCCTTTAAAAATGCACGTTGGGCTCGTGCCTATGTAAATGGGTATCGTTGGAATGGCAATGGATTTAACCACAAACAAGAATATAATTGGGGTCGTCCAGGTCATTGGTCCGTGCCATGGTTTACTGCACGAAATGCTAACCATTATAAAGGCATTAAAATTGGTGCTGAATTACAGTTAACACCACATATATCTTTAGATATTGGGTATAACAATGCCAATAACATGTCGAAAGGGATGTATGGCACTCTTAAATATACATTAGGTACATCTAAATTTGCCTTCTGGGGTGGCAAGCATAGTGATGATACGATTACTACAGCTCGCTCTAAAATGCTAGATAAGGTACGTCGTCAAGACATGATTGTAGAATCCTTTGATGACATTGAATACGATTATTTGGCGCCAATTGATCATCTATAA
- a CDS encoding inverse autotransporter beta domain-containing protein, with product MSKTLMIKAMVLGAVACAFSATGFAADVQNGHGQGIADSTTEVNVAKHEAVRSNWMDRTDIVVGVGMKNSEESSSHHFHNFTPWENHPIVGTSDKSKSTELNKLYIETLQPITHYDENAKSVVFVQGRIGRSGEKITSNKLNNYWVPARPAGTFTVYNGQTDKEESLGVNANVGVGYRRLSKGEHAYVGVNAFYDHAFKNGYKRVSGGLEYVVGLNEFHANIYKNLGSNERKYIGLHGRTDTWYDPTGLYPYGMDPDQSLYDYARVDYENHWALSENTVARGYDIGYARTFKNARWARVYADYYNWRGREAVKVGYYKLPKRDAIKGFKVGAEFHITPHLTLDAGYKTASHHLSGPYATLKYTIGTSKFAWRGGKHSESAITTARSKMLDKVRRIDMVVQETVEETYDHGVVDVGL from the coding sequence ATGAGCAAGACATTAATGATAAAAGCAATGGTTTTAGGTGCTGTAGCATGTGCATTTAGTGCTACAGGTTTTGCAGCAGATGTACAAAATGGACATGGCCAAGGTATTGCAGATTCTACTACAGAAGTGAATGTGGCTAAGCATGAAGCAGTTCGTTCTAACTGGATGGATCGTACAGATATCGTAGTTGGCGTTGGTATGAAAAATTCTGAAGAGTCGAGTAGCCATCACTTCCATAATTTTACGCCTTGGGAAAATCATCCTATTGTGGGGACTTCTGATAAATCCAAATCTACAGAACTCAACAAGTTATACATTGAGACATTACAACCTATAACCCATTACGATGAAAATGCTAAAAGTGTTGTCTTTGTACAAGGTCGTATTGGACGCAGTGGAGAAAAGATAACCTCTAATAAATTAAATAATTATTGGGTTCCAGCTAGACCTGCAGGGACGTTTACGGTATATAATGGGCAAACAGATAAGGAAGAGTCCTTAGGTGTAAATGCTAATGTTGGTGTAGGGTATCGTCGCCTTAGTAAAGGTGAGCATGCTTACGTTGGTGTTAATGCATTCTATGACCATGCATTTAAAAATGGATATAAACGTGTTAGTGGTGGCTTAGAATATGTGGTAGGGCTTAATGAATTCCATGCCAATATTTATAAAAATTTAGGATCTAATGAAAGAAAATATATAGGCCTTCATGGGCGAACTGATACATGGTATGATCCTACAGGATTGTATCCATATGGAATGGATCCTGATCAAAGTCTTTATGATTATGCTAGGGTTGATTATGAAAATCACTGGGCTCTAAGTGAAAATACTGTAGCTAGAGGTTATGATATTGGCTATGCTCGAACATTTAAAAATGCTAGATGGGCTCGTGTATATGCAGACTATTATAACTGGCGTGGTAGAGAGGCTGTAAAAGTAGGGTATTATAAATTACCAAAACGCGATGCTATTAAAGGCTTTAAAGTGGGGGCAGAATTCCATATTACACCACATCTTACTCTTGATGCGGGTTATAAAACAGCGTCTCATCATTTGAGTGGTCCTTATGCAACTTTGAAATATACAATCGGTACATCCAAGTTTGCTTGGCGTGGTGGTAAACATAGTGAAAGTGCGATTACAACAGCTCGCTCTAAGATGCTTGATAAGGTACGTCGCATTGATATGGTTGTACAAGAAACTGTAGAAGAAACTTATGATCATGGCGTTGTCGATGTAGGCTTATAG